One Clavibacter zhangzhiyongii genomic region harbors:
- a CDS encoding MFS transporter gives MPDPGPRVRGPRRPLLISRSFALVWVAQALSSFGEYVLAATVTVWLATGLAPGDPALPLYIGAVIGATSLPRLVLAPFAGVLVDRWPARRVMVAADLARAGLLMPLLVIAVTGPAPVVIGAVIGTQLLIACASQLFDPARAALVQVVVPADRRADAAGRSLLASTGVGILSAMIGPAVYAGLGPVPALVMDAVSFLASAALVLAVRERGATTAQVAPAGADAHGTVASAGARLRAELAAGIRVVRTSPRLRILVAGLAAYGVTLGVNNATLALLALTTMGLTAAEYGAVTAMFAVGGLVGSLTAPPLVARLRPERALPAALVALGATYAAYSTVRAFLPAAVLMGLAGLVFSVFLVAQGPILQAEAPVGTMGRVSSLAATVQAGSSLVATVVTAQALALLAPAAQPAAYPVAVATAAVVMGGAGLALVAGLVSRGRGPAAAAS, from the coding sequence GTGCCCGACCCCGGACCCCGCGTGCGCGGCCCGCGACGCCCCCTGCTCATCTCCCGCTCGTTCGCGCTCGTCTGGGTCGCGCAGGCGCTCTCGTCGTTCGGCGAGTACGTGCTCGCGGCGACCGTCACGGTCTGGCTCGCGACGGGGCTCGCCCCCGGCGACCCGGCGCTGCCGCTCTACATCGGCGCGGTCATCGGCGCGACCAGCCTGCCGCGCCTCGTGCTCGCGCCGTTCGCCGGGGTGCTCGTCGACCGGTGGCCCGCACGCCGGGTGATGGTCGCCGCCGACCTCGCGCGCGCCGGCCTGCTCATGCCGCTCCTCGTGATCGCCGTGACGGGGCCCGCGCCCGTCGTCATCGGCGCCGTGATCGGCACGCAGCTGCTCATCGCCTGCGCCTCGCAGCTCTTCGACCCGGCGCGGGCCGCCCTCGTGCAGGTGGTCGTCCCCGCCGACCGGCGCGCGGACGCCGCGGGACGGTCGCTCCTCGCGAGCACGGGGGTGGGGATCCTGTCGGCCATGATCGGGCCGGCCGTCTACGCGGGCCTCGGGCCGGTGCCCGCGCTCGTGATGGACGCGGTGTCGTTCCTCGCGTCCGCGGCGCTGGTGCTCGCGGTGCGCGAGCGCGGGGCGACGACGGCGCAGGTCGCGCCGGCGGGCGCGGACGCGCACGGGACGGTCGCCTCCGCGGGCGCCCGCCTCCGCGCGGAGCTCGCCGCCGGGATCCGCGTCGTGCGGACCTCCCCGCGCCTGCGGATCCTCGTGGCCGGCCTCGCCGCGTACGGCGTCACCCTCGGCGTCAACAACGCGACCCTCGCCCTCCTCGCGCTCACGACGATGGGCCTCACGGCGGCGGAGTACGGCGCGGTGACGGCGATGTTCGCGGTCGGCGGCCTGGTCGGATCCCTCACCGCGCCCCCGCTGGTCGCCCGCCTCCGCCCCGAGCGCGCGCTGCCCGCCGCGCTCGTCGCCCTCGGCGCCACCTACGCGGCGTACTCGACCGTCCGCGCGTTCCTGCCCGCGGCGGTCCTCATGGGGCTCGCGGGCCTCGTCTTCTCGGTGTTCCTCGTCGCGCAGGGCCCCATCCTGCAGGCGGAGGCGCCCGTCGGGACGATGGGCCGGGTCTCGTCGCTCGCCGCGACGGTGCAGGCGGGCTCGTCGCTGGTCGCCACGGTCGTGACGGCGCAGGCGCTCGCGCTCCTCGCCCCGGCCGCGCAGCCCGCCGCCTACCCGGTCGCGGTCGCGACGGCCGCCGTCGTCATGGGCGGCGCCGGCCTCGCGCTCGTCGCGGGCCTCGTCAGTCGAGGAAGAGGACCCGCAGCCGCCGCGTCGTGA
- a CDS encoding ribokinase, whose product MGRVVVLGSLNVDQVVRVARHPQPGETLMGSDPERLWGGKGANQAVAAADAGGEVAMVGAVGDDADGSAYRARLVARGIDVSGLATVAGATTGLAVIAVDADGENTIIVAPGANGRVTDAHLDPLDALAAGDVLLASLELPLDAVAAGVRRAHAAGARVVLNLAPFAELPADVLALADPVVVNEHEAGLLRESGIPAPGSLLVTLGSEGAMWGDVEVPASKVSRVVDTTGAGDAFCGALASALAAGADREAALVVAADAAAVVVQRQGAQPADD is encoded by the coding sequence ATGGGCCGCGTCGTGGTGCTCGGATCGCTCAACGTCGACCAGGTGGTGCGCGTCGCGCGGCACCCGCAGCCGGGGGAGACCCTGATGGGATCCGATCCCGAGCGGCTCTGGGGCGGCAAGGGCGCGAACCAGGCCGTCGCCGCGGCGGACGCGGGCGGCGAGGTCGCGATGGTGGGGGCCGTGGGCGACGACGCCGACGGATCCGCGTACCGCGCCCGCCTCGTGGCCCGTGGCATCGACGTCTCCGGGCTCGCCACGGTCGCGGGCGCCACCACGGGCCTCGCGGTCATCGCCGTGGACGCCGACGGCGAGAACACGATCATCGTCGCGCCCGGCGCGAACGGGCGCGTCACCGACGCCCACCTGGATCCGCTCGACGCGCTCGCCGCGGGCGACGTCCTGCTCGCCTCGCTCGAGCTGCCCCTCGACGCCGTCGCGGCGGGCGTCCGCCGCGCGCACGCCGCCGGCGCCCGCGTCGTGCTCAACCTCGCCCCCTTCGCCGAGCTGCCCGCCGATGTGCTCGCGCTCGCCGACCCCGTCGTCGTCAACGAGCACGAGGCCGGCCTGCTGCGCGAGTCCGGGATCCCGGCGCCCGGCTCGCTGCTCGTCACCCTCGGCTCCGAGGGCGCGATGTGGGGCGACGTCGAGGTCCCCGCGTCGAAGGTCTCCCGCGTCGTCGACACGACGGGCGCGGGTGACGCGTTCTGCGGCGCGCTGGCGTCGGCGCTCGCCGCGGGCGCCGATCGCGAGGCCGCCCTGGTCGTGGCCGCCGACGCGGCCGCGGTCGTCGTGCAGCGGCAGGGCGCGCAGCCGGCGGACGACTGA
- a CDS encoding ABC transporter permease, with protein sequence MTGSTMPADAPAPATRRSRGGPRALYAGNARSVLSRGLLATRSTNWTVVLSGFFEPVFYLLAMGIGLGSLVGDVTTSTGQPVPYAAYIAPALLAVSAMNGAVYDSTWNVFFKMNHSKLYQGMLATSLGPLDVAFGEISLALLRGVVYSSGFLVVMQVLGLNLSWWAILALPSVVLVALAFASFGMAVTSYMKTFQQMDWINFILLPMFLFSATFYPLSVYPAWIQTVIQALPLWHAVELVRGFTTGALSIAVVGHVLYFAVMTAIGLVFTTRRLRVLFLD encoded by the coding sequence ATGACCGGATCCACGATGCCCGCGGACGCCCCCGCGCCGGCCACCCGCCGGAGCCGCGGCGGCCCCCGCGCGCTCTACGCCGGCAACGCCCGCTCGGTGCTCTCCCGCGGCCTCCTCGCCACCCGCAGCACCAACTGGACCGTCGTCCTCTCCGGCTTCTTCGAGCCCGTCTTCTACCTGCTCGCGATGGGGATCGGCCTCGGCTCGCTCGTCGGCGACGTGACCACGAGCACCGGCCAGCCCGTGCCGTACGCCGCGTACATCGCGCCCGCGCTCCTCGCGGTCTCGGCGATGAACGGCGCCGTCTACGACTCGACCTGGAACGTCTTCTTCAAGATGAACCACTCGAAGCTGTACCAGGGCATGCTCGCCACCTCGCTCGGGCCGCTCGACGTGGCCTTCGGCGAGATCTCGCTGGCGCTGCTGCGCGGCGTCGTCTACTCGTCGGGCTTCCTCGTCGTGATGCAGGTGCTCGGCCTCAACCTGTCGTGGTGGGCGATCCTCGCGCTGCCGTCCGTGGTGCTCGTCGCGCTGGCGTTCGCGAGCTTCGGCATGGCCGTGACCAGCTACATGAAGACGTTCCAGCAGATGGACTGGATCAACTTCATCCTGCTGCCCATGTTCCTGTTCTCCGCGACCTTCTACCCGCTGTCGGTGTACCCGGCGTGGATCCAGACGGTCATCCAGGCGCTCCCGCTCTGGCACGCGGTGGAGCTCGTGCGCGGGTTCACGACGGGCGCGCTCTCGATCGCGGTCGTCGGCCACGTGCTCTACTTCGCGGTGATGACGGCCATCGGCCTGGTCTTCACGACGCGGCGGCTGCGGGTCCTCTTCCTCGACTGA